The Streptococcus pantholopis genome has a segment encoding these proteins:
- a CDS encoding alpha-glucoside-specific PTS transporter subunit IIBC, translated as MMKKIQRLGGAMFTPTLLFAFSGIMVGLSIIFTNPNLMGGLADPDHIWYRFWQVISAGAWMIFLQLPVLFALALPIALAKKQQGRACLEAMATYLTFNYFINAMLTQWGSFFGVDISAEAGTGSGLTMIAGIKTLDTGMAGALFISGVVVWLHNRYFDKELPETMSIFRGSAYVVALAFFAMLPIAFLTCVGWPLIQNGIRSMQGFFINSGSLGIWVYGFLQKILIPTGLHHFIYAPFTYDNAIVQGGTSAYWATHLHEFATSSSSLKELFPIGFSLSGMAKVFGSIGVAAAFYVTSRPEKKKQVLALMIPTTLTAVLTGITEPLEFTFLFISPSLFVVHAFLDASLQALSFAFGVVGDFGGGIINWVFLNWLPLGYYHWPTYLTQVILGLVFMVIWFLVFVFLIRRFDMKTPGREEDNEETKLYSKDDYISKKDSSKNSNKSATMIQAERYLDLMGGAANIADVTNCATRLRVTLKDESKLGSESAFKAAGAHGLVHNGKAVQVIVGLDVPYVRDDFESLLNLN; from the coding sequence ATGATGAAAAAAATTCAACGTTTGGGCGGAGCGATGTTCACCCCAACGCTGTTATTTGCCTTTTCCGGTATTATGGTGGGTCTGTCAATCATTTTTACTAATCCCAATTTAATGGGGGGATTAGCAGATCCTGACCATATTTGGTATCGCTTTTGGCAGGTTATCTCAGCAGGTGCATGGATGATTTTCTTACAGCTGCCGGTTTTATTCGCTTTAGCTTTGCCTATTGCGCTTGCGAAGAAGCAGCAGGGGCGTGCCTGCTTAGAGGCAATGGCGACTTATCTGACTTTTAACTATTTTATCAATGCTATGCTGACCCAATGGGGATCTTTCTTTGGTGTGGATATTAGTGCAGAGGCTGGCACAGGTTCTGGCTTAACGATGATTGCCGGTATTAAGACTCTGGATACTGGGATGGCAGGGGCACTTTTTATATCTGGTGTTGTCGTTTGGCTCCACAATCGTTATTTTGATAAAGAACTGCCAGAAACAATGAGCATTTTTAGGGGATCGGCTTATGTCGTAGCGCTGGCTTTTTTTGCTATGCTTCCAATCGCTTTTCTGACTTGTGTTGGCTGGCCGCTGATCCAAAATGGTATACGAAGCATGCAGGGCTTCTTTATTAACAGCGGTTCCTTGGGCATTTGGGTGTATGGCTTTCTGCAAAAAATTCTCATTCCAACTGGACTTCACCACTTCATCTATGCCCCTTTTACTTATGATAATGCTATTGTTCAAGGCGGGACATCCGCTTACTGGGCAACTCATTTACATGAATTTGCCACATCATCATCCAGTTTAAAAGAACTGTTTCCTATCGGCTTTTCTTTATCTGGTATGGCAAAAGTTTTCGGGTCAATTGGTGTAGCAGCTGCTTTTTATGTGACTTCCCGTCCGGAAAAGAAAAAACAAGTTCTTGCTCTCATGATTCCGACAACCTTAACAGCCGTTTTGACGGGGATTACGGAACCGCTTGAGTTTACTTTTCTCTTTATTTCTCCCTCCCTTTTTGTTGTTCATGCCTTTTTGGATGCCAGTTTGCAGGCCTTATCATTTGCCTTTGGTGTCGTTGGTGATTTTGGCGGCGGGATTATCAACTGGGTTTTCTTAAATTGGTTGCCTTTAGGCTATTATCACTGGCCGACCTATCTTACACAGGTTATTCTGGGGTTGGTATTTATGGTGATTTGGTTTCTTGTGTTTGTATTTTTAATCCGCCGTTTTGATATGAAAACGCCAGGACGTGAGGAGGACAATGAAGAAACGAAACTGTACAGCAAGGATGACTATATCTCAAAAAAAGACAGTTCGAAAAACAGTAATAAATCAGCAACGATGATTCAGGCTGAAAGATATTTGGATTTAATGGGAGGTGCTGCTAATATTGCTGATGTTACAAACTGTGCCACACGATTGCGGGTAACCTTAAAAGATGAGTCGAAACTGGGCAGCGAGTCGGCATTCAAAGCAGCCGGCGCTCATGGTCTTGTGCATAACGGTAAAGCTGTTCAAGTTATTGTTGGGCTTGATGTGCCTTATGTCAGAGATGATTTTGAAAGCTTGCTAAATCTTAATTAA
- a CDS encoding MFS transporter, protein MKRKKEIFALVQLFSYISFGLCMTLLIPFMAELGYNSYQRGYALSGYAVLNILLQLIFGYLSDKWGTAKWINLMSMLVFVLAAVRLFAGREPSFVILLGLVSITGGFLNSLCGLEDTWIIGINYYFRKSLSTLKAFGSIGWALGSMGGGLLLHFFGYRGAGLLIAGLGSLVLVLMVFLPDIEKFNKRTVVSGKDLIGLFQIKAYIILLLILFFLYAMVVANTSLVVDKMLFLGASSIEISLKWGMGAVLEIPMYLFGMHFIDKYGALGMLKLSAVISSLQFLLFALVNHSFLIVLICVLQVFTTPIILISSKWLIADLIPSYLNSSGQLLALSLYMGLSSLLIPLLSGVLGLNLGYSVSLALFSLFGVLAFIFCLFFEKEVDRSGK, encoded by the coding sequence ATGAAAAGAAAAAAAGAAATATTTGCTTTGGTGCAGCTTTTCTCCTATATCAGCTTTGGATTGTGTATGACACTACTGATTCCTTTTATGGCAGAATTAGGCTATAATTCTTATCAGAGAGGCTATGCCCTGTCAGGTTATGCAGTCCTTAATATCCTTTTGCAGTTAATTTTTGGTTACTTATCTGATAAATGGGGAACAGCTAAATGGATTAATTTAATGTCTATGCTGGTTTTTGTACTGGCAGCGGTTAGACTGTTTGCAGGAAGAGAACCGTCTTTTGTTATTTTACTGGGATTGGTTTCCATTACAGGAGGTTTTTTAAACAGTCTCTGCGGGCTTGAAGATACTTGGATTATTGGTATAAATTACTATTTTCGAAAAAGCCTGTCGACCCTGAAAGCTTTTGGTTCTATTGGCTGGGCTTTAGGCAGTATGGGAGGAGGCTTGCTTTTGCATTTTTTTGGTTACCGAGGGGCTGGTCTGCTTATTGCTGGTCTGGGTTCTTTGGTCTTGGTTTTAATGGTTTTCCTTCCTGATATTGAGAAATTCAATAAGAGAACAGTAGTTTCAGGCAAAGACTTGATCGGCCTTTTTCAAATAAAAGCTTATATTATTCTGCTGCTAATTCTTTTCTTTCTTTATGCTATGGTAGTAGCAAATACAAGCTTGGTAGTCGACAAAATGCTGTTTTTAGGGGCTAGCAGCATAGAAATTTCGTTAAAGTGGGGGATGGGAGCTGTTTTGGAAATTCCGATGTATCTTTTTGGCATGCACTTTATTGATAAGTATGGCGCCCTTGGGATGCTAAAGCTGAGTGCAGTTATTTCATCACTGCAGTTTCTGTTATTTGCTTTAGTCAATCATAGTTTCCTGATTGTCTTAATTTGTGTACTGCAAGTATTTACAACGCCGATTATTCTGATTAGTTCGAAATGGCTTATTGCTGACCTGATACCATCCTATCTTAACAGCAGCGGGCAGTTGCTGGCCCTCAGTCTTTATATGGGCTTATCCTCACTGCTTATTCCTCTTCTGAGTGGTGTTTTGGGCTTGAATCTTGGTTATTCAGTCAGTCTGGCTCTATTTTCCCTATTTGGTGTGCTGGCTTTTATTTTCTGCCTTTTTTTCGAAAAGGAAGTAGATAGATCGGGGAAATAA
- a CDS encoding PTS mannose/fructose/sorbose/N-acetylgalactosamine transporter subunit IIC gives MTISWLQAAILGLFASLSSMPGMGGSSIGNYTLGRPLVGGLVCGIILGDLKTGIICGVAMQLVYIALVTPGGTVSADVRAVSYIGIPLAMVAIHAQGIAADSSEAANLAKSMGTLVGTIGTVLFYGTATLNLAWQHIGWRAVEKGEFKRLYTVDWGLPWISHMLFSFLPTLIMCKLGASAVTALQEALPMDGLAMKTLFTVGSLLPCVGIAILLKQIVEKVTDFIPFFVGFTLAASLGLNLVSCAVISLIFAFLFYEIDMVRQRGAGAVSEPDYDDDDEEDI, from the coding sequence ATGACAATATCTTGGTTGCAGGCGGCCATTTTAGGGCTCTTTGCTAGTCTGTCGTCAATGCCCGGCATGGGCGGATCAAGTATCGGGAATTATACGCTGGGTCGGCCGCTGGTTGGGGGGCTGGTCTGCGGTATCATTCTTGGTGACTTAAAGACAGGCATTATCTGCGGTGTAGCTATGCAATTGGTTTATATCGCTCTTGTAACTCCAGGAGGAACGGTATCAGCTGATGTCCGGGCCGTATCTTATATCGGCATTCCGCTTGCCATGGTAGCGATACACGCTCAAGGGATTGCTGCTGATTCATCGGAAGCCGCTAATTTAGCAAAATCTATGGGAACCTTGGTTGGAACTATCGGGACCGTTCTTTTCTATGGAACAGCAACACTGAATTTGGCATGGCAGCATATCGGCTGGCGGGCTGTTGAAAAAGGTGAATTTAAGAGGCTCTATACAGTTGACTGGGGACTGCCTTGGATTTCCCATATGCTTTTCTCCTTCCTGCCGACTCTCATTATGTGTAAGCTTGGTGCTTCGGCCGTAACAGCTTTGCAGGAAGCACTCCCTATGGATGGTCTGGCTATGAAAACGCTCTTTACAGTTGGTTCCCTTCTCCCTTGTGTTGGGATTGCTATTTTATTGAAACAGATTGTCGAAAAAGTAACAGATTTCATTCCGTTTTTTGTCGGTTTTACTTTAGCGGCTTCATTGGGGCTTAATTTAGTATCATGTGCTGTTATTTCGCTGATTTTTGCCTTCTTGTTCTATGAAATTGATATGGTAAGACAAAGAGGAGCAGGAGCTGTTTCCGAACCTGATTATGATGACGATGATGAGGAGGATATTTAG
- a CDS encoding PTS system mannose/fructose/N-acetylgalactosamine-transporter subunit IIB: MSVSFVRIDDRMIHGQTVTRWAKEYPCDGLIAVNDAAAANKVLTQAYKGASDKKTFVWTVDAFKQKSQKVLESDTRYFVITKNPIDMKKLLVDQGFVPDEVKEIIVGPANDRPGAVKLGNNQSITQEEAEALEAIEQAGYKVKFQLLPDVSIGYWSDFKAKFGF, translated from the coding sequence ATGTCAGTATCATTTGTACGTATTGATGACCGAATGATTCACGGTCAAACCGTTACCCGCTGGGCCAAGGAATACCCTTGTGACGGCTTGATTGCAGTTAACGATGCCGCTGCAGCCAATAAAGTCCTGACACAGGCTTACAAAGGTGCATCAGATAAAAAGACTTTTGTCTGGACTGTAGACGCTTTCAAACAAAAATCGCAAAAAGTTTTAGAGTCTGATACACGTTATTTTGTTATCACCAAAAACCCAATCGATATGAAGAAGTTATTGGTTGATCAGGGATTTGTTCCAGATGAGGTCAAAGAAATTATAGTCGGTCCGGCAAATGATCGCCCTGGGGCAGTGAAATTGGGAAACAATCAGTCCATTACGCAAGAAGAAGCGGAAGCTTTAGAAGCTATTGAACAAGCTGGTTATAAAGTGAAATTCCAATTGCTCCCCGATGTTTCTATCGGCTACTGGTCAGATTTCAAAGCTAAATTTGGCTTTTAA
- a CDS encoding 6-phospho-alpha-glucosidase has protein sequence MERQKQNIVIAGGGSTYTAGIVTMLLDNYDNFPIASIKLYDNLEERQTRVAKACEIIVKERHPDIVFTYTTDPVEAFKGVDFVMAQLRVGLFAMRELDEKIPFKHGVVGQETCGPGGIAYGLRTIGPLIEIIDYMEKYSPNAWMLNYSNPAAIVAEACRILRPDARVINICDMPVCLEEIFARILGLNSRKDFDVRYYGLNHFGWWTQIRDHQGNDLMPRLMEYVREHGYEEYTPQGQHKESSWLETMRAAKDLYAMDPTKLWNTYLKYYLMAPETVAHSDHDYTRANEIMDRREKDTREECERIVAAGTAKGTWFASNEHAQFIVDLACALAFNTKERFLLIVPNNGAIANFPDDAMVEIPCIVSKDQYEPLSIGKIPTFQKGLMEQQIASEKLAVEAWIEGSYQKLWQSFMMNKSVPSAKIAKEILDDMIEANKEFWPELH, from the coding sequence ATGGAACGTCAAAAACAAAATATTGTTATTGCCGGCGGCGGCAGCACTTATACAGCAGGGATTGTCACTATGCTTTTGGATAATTATGACAATTTTCCGATTGCTTCTATCAAATTGTATGATAATTTAGAAGAAAGGCAAACCCGTGTTGCTAAAGCTTGTGAAATCATTGTAAAAGAAAGGCATCCGGATATTGTGTTTACTTATACCACTGACCCTGTAGAGGCGTTTAAGGGGGTTGATTTTGTGATGGCACAGCTCCGTGTTGGACTTTTTGCCATGCGGGAACTGGATGAAAAAATTCCGTTTAAGCATGGTGTGGTAGGTCAGGAAACTTGCGGCCCAGGGGGGATTGCTTATGGTTTGCGCACCATTGGTCCTTTGATTGAAATTATTGATTATATGGAAAAATATTCCCCTAACGCCTGGATGCTTAATTATTCAAACCCAGCGGCTATAGTAGCAGAAGCCTGCCGAATTTTGCGTCCCGATGCTCGTGTTATTAATATTTGCGATATGCCGGTTTGCCTGGAGGAAATTTTTGCTCGGATTTTGGGCTTGAATTCGCGTAAAGATTTCGATGTGCGCTACTATGGTCTTAACCACTTTGGCTGGTGGACCCAGATTCGTGACCATCAAGGGAATGATCTGATGCCGCGGCTGATGGAATATGTCAGAGAGCATGGTTATGAAGAGTATACACCGCAAGGCCAGCATAAAGAGTCCTCTTGGCTTGAAACAATGCGGGCAGCTAAAGATCTCTATGCCATGGATCCGACTAAGCTGTGGAACACTTACTTAAAGTATTACCTCATGGCACCGGAAACAGTAGCACATTCTGATCATGATTATACCAGAGCCAATGAAATTATGGATCGCCGCGAAAAAGACACACGCGAAGAGTGTGAACGTATCGTTGCAGCTGGGACAGCGAAAGGGACTTGGTTTGCCTCCAATGAGCATGCACAATTTATTGTGGATCTTGCTTGCGCTCTGGCTTTTAATACCAAAGAACGCTTCTTGCTTATCGTACCGAATAATGGCGCTATTGCTAATTTTCCAGATGATGCAATGGTCGAAATCCCGTGTATTGTCAGCAAGGACCAGTATGAGCCGCTATCCATAGGCAAGATTCCTACCTTCCAAAAAGGATTGATGGAACAGCAGATTGCTTCAGAGAAGCTGGCTGTCGAAGCATGGATTGAGGGAAGCTATCAAAAGTTATGGCAATCTTTTATGATGAACAAATCAGTGCCTAGTGCAAAAATTGCCAAGGAAATCTTAGATGATATGATTGAGGCTAACAAAGAGTTTTGGCCAGAACTGCATTGA
- a CDS encoding PTS system mannose/fructose/sorbose family transporter subunit IID, protein MAETKKISKKTLVKSFHHWYYGHLTCFSQEHMQTFGYLTSMLPIVEELYDQKDDQKRSMQTYTAFFNTEPQLGSLIVGVTAGLEEARANGEMVDDETINGMRAGLMGPIAGIGDSLVVGTLIPILLGIALGLSNGGSPVGAIFYIIVWNLLAYFGMRFAYFKGYELGDKAVEFLVGPQGQAIRKAIAIVGGMVIGGVAATWVSVTTAFQLKDRSGEAFLVLQDQFDAVYPGLLTALFILLCWWLMARKNLSPIKVMLLLVVIAFVGVLVGFFNPGLSY, encoded by the coding sequence ATGGCAGAGACAAAGAAAATATCAAAAAAGACACTGGTTAAATCATTTCATCATTGGTATTACGGACATTTAACCTGTTTTTCACAGGAGCATATGCAGACATTTGGCTATCTGACTTCAATGCTTCCTATTGTTGAAGAGCTTTATGATCAAAAAGATGATCAAAAGAGGTCCATGCAGACCTATACAGCCTTTTTCAATACAGAACCTCAGTTGGGAAGTCTTATTGTTGGTGTAACAGCCGGTTTGGAAGAAGCGCGCGCTAATGGCGAGATGGTTGATGACGAAACCATTAACGGTATGCGTGCCGGCTTAATGGGGCCTATCGCAGGGATTGGCGATTCTCTTGTAGTCGGCACCTTGATTCCCATCCTTTTAGGAATCGCTTTAGGCCTGTCTAATGGCGGATCGCCGGTCGGCGCTATTTTCTACATCATTGTTTGGAATCTTCTGGCTTATTTTGGTATGCGTTTCGCTTATTTCAAGGGCTATGAATTAGGCGATAAGGCTGTTGAATTCCTGGTTGGCCCTCAAGGTCAGGCTATCCGCAAAGCTATTGCTATTGTTGGAGGTATGGTTATTGGGGGCGTAGCAGCGACATGGGTTTCTGTAACGACAGCCTTTCAATTGAAAGATAGGTCAGGAGAAGCCTTCTTGGTGCTGCAAGATCAATTTGATGCCGTTTATCCGGGTCTCTTAACAGCCCTGTTCATTCTCCTTTGTTGGTGGCTCATGGCTAGGAAAAACTTATCGCCGATCAAAGTCATGCTGCTTTTGGTTGTCATTGCCTTTGTTGGTGTTTTAGTCGGCTTCTTTAACCCAGGCCTGTCTTACTAG
- a CDS encoding PTS sugar transporter subunit IIA, translating to MKYLVLVSHGGLAAGLKTSLAMFAADKMDQVIAVGLEDGKSVEEFAADFKEAVTVLQAGDSVVLLADIVGGSPLTTACSVLSDLGKLDSALVLGGMNLPMALNSLVLKDSLAGRDLVTAVLSEAQSALQEFKVEAAEEEAEDDI from the coding sequence ATGAAATATTTAGTGCTGGTCAGCCATGGTGGTCTTGCAGCCGGTCTAAAGACTTCTTTAGCTATGTTTGCGGCAGATAAGATGGATCAAGTCATCGCTGTCGGTCTTGAGGATGGCAAGTCGGTTGAAGAGTTTGCAGCAGATTTCAAAGAAGCAGTGACTGTTTTGCAGGCTGGCGACTCAGTTGTTCTTTTGGCTGATATCGTAGGAGGTAGCCCATTGACAACCGCCTGCAGTGTGCTTAGCGATTTGGGAAAGTTGGACAGCGCTCTTGTTCTTGGCGGTATGAATCTGCCAATGGCTTTGAACTCGCTGGTTCTGAAGGACAGTCTCGCCGGAAGAGATCTTGTGACCGCTGTTTTGTCAGAAGCACAGTCAGCCTTACAGGAATTTAAGGTAGAGGCTGCTGAAGAAGAAGCCGAAGACGATATTTAA
- a CDS encoding PTS fructose transporter subunit IA yields the protein MTKQELVQGYEEEIHYQKHMLENLGRWFSLFFILASIGVVLLYCLAANLWGLIIGFALTLLGILGMLLFGYGIYKGRLNVQKVIADFELKVSLLQK from the coding sequence ATGACAAAGCAAGAATTAGTTCAAGGCTATGAAGAGGAAATTCATTACCAAAAACACATGCTTGAAAATCTAGGCCGCTGGTTCTCATTGTTTTTTATCCTTGCCAGTATTGGCGTTGTTTTGCTCTATTGCTTGGCAGCCAATCTTTGGGGGTTAATCATTGGTTTTGCCTTAACGCTTTTGGGAATTTTAGGTATGTTGCTTTTTGGTTATGGGATTTATAAGGGCCGGCTCAATGTGCAGAAGGTAATTGCTGACTTTGAACTAAAGGTGAGCCTTCTGCAAAAATGA
- a CDS encoding MurR/RpiR family transcriptional regulator, giving the protein MKLSELVLDNYTKLNETDLLIWNYIATHKEEVSRLTINDLAQKTNVSRTTISRFVRKIKLRGYSELKVLLRLEQENLNTFDTEVFEFTCDSLIQYITNQKHKDYKTICQLIYQAKRVFVYGSGDVQLSVAKQIKRMFTSAKEIIYDFAGTTFDHAMYEVFNKEDVIIMISLSGNSKKVVDIARRLKLLGVKIISITEFKNNQLAEFSDENLYIDSINLNFLQNHPNYKITMPYFLLAELLFIQYAIYKNEQLLLQGKKEIL; this is encoded by the coding sequence ATGAAATTATCTGAGTTAGTTCTGGATAACTACACAAAATTAAATGAGACGGACTTGCTTATTTGGAATTATATTGCGACCCATAAGGAGGAAGTGTCTCGGCTGACTATTAATGACTTAGCGCAAAAGACTAATGTTTCGCGCACAACTATTTCACGCTTTGTACGTAAGATTAAACTGAGGGGATACAGCGAATTAAAAGTGCTTTTGCGTTTGGAGCAGGAGAATCTGAACACTTTTGATACAGAAGTGTTTGAATTTACCTGCGATTCTCTTATTCAGTATATTACTAACCAAAAACACAAAGATTATAAAACGATCTGCCAGTTGATTTATCAGGCTAAACGGGTCTTTGTTTACGGTTCTGGAGATGTTCAGCTGTCTGTTGCAAAGCAGATTAAGCGAATGTTTACATCGGCCAAAGAAATTATTTATGATTTTGCTGGGACGACTTTTGATCATGCAATGTACGAGGTCTTTAATAAAGAGGATGTGATTATCATGATTTCGCTGAGCGGAAATAGCAAAAAAGTTGTTGACATCGCTCGCCGTTTAAAACTTTTAGGAGTAAAAATTATTTCCATAACCGAATTCAAAAATAATCAGCTAGCCGAATTTAGTGATGAAAATTTATATATTGATTCAATCAATTTAAATTTTTTGCAAAACCATCCCAATTACAAAATTACCATGCCTTACTTTTTATTAGCAGAACTGCTTTTTATTCAATATGCTATCTATAAGAATGAACAGCTTTTACTGCAAGGTAAAAAGGAAATACTATGA